A genomic region of Pyrus communis chromosome 14, drPyrComm1.1, whole genome shotgun sequence contains the following coding sequences:
- the LOC137715409 gene encoding N-carbamoylputrescine amidase-like, which produces MFEHNPHREKKMEKGKREVVVSALQFACTDDVATNVATAERLVRAAHAKGANIILIQELFEGHYFCQAQREDFFQRAKPYKDHPTILRMQILAKELGVVIPVSFFEEANNAHYNSVAIIDADGADLGLYRKSHIPDGPGYQEKFYFNPGDTGFKVFKTKFATIGVAICWDQWFPEAARCLVLQGAEILFYPTAIGSEPQDGGLDSRDHWRRVMQGHAGANVVPVVTSNRIGKEIIETEHGKSEVTFYGNSFIAGPTGEIVATANDKEEAVLVAQFDLDKIKWKRHSWGVFRDRRPDLYKVLLTSDGSNSPL; this is translated from the exons ATGTTCGAACATAATCCTCacagagaaaagaaaatggagaaGGGCAAGAGGGAGGTGGTGGTCTCAGCTCTGCAGTTCGCTTGCACCGATGACGTCGCCACCAACGTCGCCACCGCCGAAAG GTTGGTTAGAGCTGCCCATGCGAAGGGTGCAAACATCATTCTTATACAG GAACTTTTTGAGGGACATTACTTCTGTCAGGCACAAAGGGAGGATTTCTTTCAGCGAGCAAAGCCTTACAAGGATCATCCAACCATTCTTAG GATGCAAATACTTGCAAAAGAGTTGGGTGTGGTAATACCAGTTAGCTTTTTCGAAGAGGCAAATAATGCTCATTACAATTCAGTTGCCATTATAGATGCTGATGGGGCAGATCTTGGACTTTATAGGAAGTCCCACATCCCAGACGGACCTG GCTACCAGGAAAAGTTCTACTTCAATCCAGGTGACACTGGATTCAAG GTTTTCAAGACCAAATTCGCAACCATTGGAGTTG CAATTTGCTGGGATCAATGGTTCCCTGAGGCTGCCCGGTGTTTGGTTCTTCAAGGTGCAGAGATATTGTTCTACCCAACTGCTATTGGTTCCGAACCTCAAGATGGAGGGCTTGATTCTCGGGATCACTGGAGGCGAGTGATGCAAGGGCATGCTGGGGCTAATGTG GTCCCTGTAGTAACTTCAAATCGTATAGGAAAGGAGATAATCGAGACCGAGCACGGAAAGAGTGAGGTCACTTTCTATGGTAACTCTTTCATAGCAG GACCCACTGGAGAAATTGTTGCAACTGCTAATGATAAAGAGGAAGCTGTACTAGTAGCACAATTTGACCTAGACAAAATCAAATGGAAGAGACATAGCTGGGGAGTATTCCGTGATCGCCGCCCAGATTTATACAAGGTGCTACTGACATCAGATGGCAGCAATTCCCCGTTGTGA
- the LOC137714376 gene encoding uncharacterized protein — translation MSNLNKLDFTALEVSGRNYLKWVQDVKLYLIAKNLRLTIEEEIDNPVGEAEKTTVMIFIQRHIHDALQTEYLVEEDPRALWVALVDRFDHQKDIFLPEERHDWQHLCFQDF, via the coding sequence atgtcgaatttgaacaaactcgacttcactgctttagaggtctctggaaggaactacctcaagtgggtccaagatgtgaagctctaCCTCATTGCAAAGAACTTGCGTCTTACTATTGAAGAAGAGATAGACAACCCTGTTGGTGAAGCTGAAAAAACCACTGTTatgatcttcattcaaagaCATATCCATGACGCCTTGCAAACTGAGTATCTTGTTGAGGAGGATCCACGTGCATTATGGGTCGCTTTAGttgatcgttttgatcaccaaaaggacataTTCTTGCCTGAAGAAAGACATGATTGGCAGCATTTGTGCTTCCAAGACTTTTAG
- the LOC137714218 gene encoding protein FANTASTIC FOUR 3-like: MAACGSLQHIFETPLPDTPTTLLESFSSSWNQIQPLKSSNIDNNPSSTLTEMFGELHFKENNNVSSPIFSSPSMSSSSSSSLTLSNVGFDPETKIEKIEEKMKKNNGQKSPSKESFSSNYNISQSHKSSDSFSSMNSESLQLCTEGLGFESSDEVEEFFKESPPSDHGYREDEENIIVQEEKISFTKQYFPISEISYHTNNNCSGGKLGFRRSRSTSVGGFPPPISCISKNGKPWVCFKSYRHDGRFVLKEIRIPTQEFLHAYREDGRLKLHFVMSDDEILGEEDDDVDDDLSYSVEEEEEEEEEEEEEEKEDHLDEDAAHDSINNEGNDEAKTNNYEVQP, encoded by the coding sequence ATGGCTGCCTGTGGAAGCCTCCAACACATCTTTGAAACCCCATTACCCGATACCCCGACAACACTTCTTgaatccttctcctcctcatGGAACCAAATCCAGCCGCTCAAATCATCCAACATCGACAATAATCCATCGTCGACCCTCACTGAGATGTTTGGGGAGCTTCATTTCAAAGAGAATAACAATGTTAGTTCTCCAATATTTTCATCACCTTCCATGTCGTCCTCCTCATCGTCCTCATTGACGTTGTCCAATGTAGGATTTGACCCCGAAACCAAGATTGAGAAAATTgaggagaagatgaagaagaataaCGGCCAGAAGAGCCCCTCAAAAGAGTCCTTTTCGAGCAATTACAATATATCTCAGTCTCACAAAAGCAGTGATAGCTTTTCATCAATGAATTCGGAGAGCTTGCAGCTGTGCACGGAGGGACTTGGATTCGAAAGCTCGGACGAAGTTGAGGAGTTTTTCAAGGAAAGTCCTCCTAGTGATCATGGATATCGTGAGgatgaagaaaatattattGTCCAAGAGGAGAAGATTAGTTTTACAAAACAATATTTTCCAATATCAGAAATTAGTTATCATACAAATAATAATTGTTCTGGTggtaaattagggtttaggagGTCAAGGAGTACTAGTGTTGGGGGATTCCCTCCGCCGATATCTTGCATAAGCAAGAATGGGAAGCCTTGGGTTTGTTTCAAGTCTTACAGGCATGATGGCAGATTTGTCCTCAAAGAAATCAGAATTCCCACACAAGAGTTCTTGCATGCTTACAGGGAAGATGGACGCCTCAAACTGCACTTCGTCATGTCCGACGATGAAATTCTAGGTGAGGAAGACGATGATGTTGATGATGATCTATCATACAGCgtcgaagaagaagaggaagaagaagaagaagaagaagaagaagaaaaagaagatcatCTAGATGAAGATGCTGCTCATgattcaataaataatgaaggaaatgaTGAGGCAAAGACAAATAACTATGAGGTACAACCATGA